ttattccgcttaAACCACAGCAGCTTGCTGATTATTAATCATTTCTTTTACCCATTTTCAGTTAATGTTGCCTTATTGCTGAAAACttacaaataaatgtaacagaAATATTCAACAACAACTTCTCAACACTTACACATGATTCTCTGGAAATAAACAACACGTTTTTAACCCAGTTATTGTTAGAGTACAgtaaattagctgcattaaagCAACTGCAGAATAATGAgtacgagagcattaatataaaccttctgaccagttaATAGTTTAATACctatttttaatgcttttatttaaaaaaaaaaaaaaacaccataattTCTCATCATTTGCATAGTAGTTAATAGTTATAGTCTTAAGAATAAATTATAGtctttagaatttatttatattaaccTTTTATATGTTCAGAGCTTTTTCTGGAGTTAAAATAAAAggtgctataataataataataataataataataacttaaaaTTCTCTATATATAATGGATTGAAAAATCTAACCAAAGTATTCCCTATAAAGCacattaagaaaataacaacaatcataaattaattataaaataagaaaattaagATACTATAAAGttcataaaattattattattagtagtagtattagtattaatattaatattatgaggCTCTGCTCAACTTCCGTTGTTTTCGCGGTTGCTATGGTTACGTACTGTCCAATCAGCACACAGGTTTGTGAATCGGCGCGACTAACCAATCAGAGTGAAGGGGGCGGGGTTTGTCGGAATGCGGatgggttaaaaataaaaacagcgcAGCCGGCTTTTCTTTTCCTCCGCTCCTTATCCTTCCTCCCGGTCCGGTTGGGTTCGGCTCGGCTCGGTTCGGTTAGGTGGTCGTCTCCTCGGTGTGGTTCGGAGACATGGCGAATGTAGCGGACACCAAACTCTATGACATCCTCGGAGTTTCTCCTTCGGCTACCGAGAACGAGCTGAAAAAGGTAGCGTGTGTTTCTAGAGCTTTCTGCGGGAGAGAGGCGGTCTGGGCCGGGGAGCCGCGCTAGCTCTCTGCGGTGGCGTTAGCATAAACCAGCGTGTGTTATTCTCCCGTGTGCGCCTCTAAATCCCACCCGGGCCTTCATCATCCAATAACACAATCCTAATAATTATCTTATGTTTGTAGTAATCTTATTTTTGATCTTCtgtgagagataaagagagaatgTTGTGGCTCTGAATCCTGACAAAAGATGCTGTTTGCTGCGCTAGCATCCCTGACTAGCCTCCACCTCAAATAACAGCTCAGTTTACTACTTTACTGTCTGAATTATACCGAATAAAGTGCtttttatatagaattataCAGCTAAAGTACTAATAATCCTGATGAGGAGTgaaattgtgattttattttgattttattatatactgtaaatccACACCTCTCACTGATTTAATcgaaatgtgattaaaataatattttagatatttctgTTTAAGTCCTAAGATCTtgtaaaccattaaaataatttgtatatatcaataaataaaattaaattaaaaaaaaaaaaaaaggctgaggAACATCTACACctttactttcattttcatagctatgaatatgcatgactATGCAAATTTGGAAACGCCCCCATCTCACAGTCTCCTATCACCAGCGttagctaacatagctagctgCTAGGAAACTAGcctaataatttgcatatcagtggagtttattttgtgacatcacaacctGAGTTCACATGTAGCTCTGCCCCAAGGCAGTCTAATCTATCGTAGTCGGATAAAAGTTGTGTCTGTTCTAAACACGTTCCAGTGCATCGGCTCGGGAAGAACGTAGACGCCCAGAGCGAAGTCGTGTTCGTACGATGAAAACAACAGAGTTACGTTACGAAACTTAAAACGCtcttaaaatgcaaaacaaacgCTAGAGATGAAGTTTTATCAAGTGGAAAGAGGACGTGAAGGGAAATCTGTTTACCGTTTATTGTCGCGACGTCAGGTGTGTTTACGGTAAAATAACTCGGGGAGGAGTTTCCGACTCGGAATTCCGAGTTTTCCGAGTCTGAGGTCGGTTGAATTTTTCAGAGTTCCGAGTAACATGTTACGGTAATGCTGATACAGTCTCCGTcctgaattaaaaagaaaacagtgtagGATGAGGATGATTTTAAATCTGACTcgaattttaatattattaatacgTGTTATAACTGTTTATTACAGGCGTATCGCAAACTGGCGAAAGAATATCATCCTGATAAGAATCCCAACGCAGGAGACAAGGTAAGAGACGTGGTGTCATCACGCAGAGCTTCACTGAGAGGGACGGTGAAGTCTGAAGataatgacgtgtgtgtgtgtgtgtgtgtgtgtgtgtgtgtgtgtgtgtgtgttagtttaaGGAGATCAGCTTTGCGTACGAGGTGTTGACTAACCCTGAGAAGAAGGAGCTGTACGACCGGTATGGAGAGCAGGGTCTGcgtgagggaggaggaggaggagccgGGATGGAGGACATTTTCTCCCACATCTTCGGCGGAGGTCTGTTTGGGTTCATGGGAGGTCAGAGCAGCAGGAACCGAAACGGGGGACGGCGGAGGGGAGAGGACATGGTGCATCCGCTCAAGtgagtcactcacacacacacacacacacacacacacacacacacacacacacacacagtggatgGGAGTTTACCTTTACTAAACAGTGATtactaatctctctctctctctctctctctttctgtgttccAGGGTGTCTTTAGAAGATCTTTACAACGGCAAAACCACCAAACTCCAGCTGAGCAAGAACGTCCTGTGTAGCGCCTGCAATGGGTGAGAGagaaacattaattaataataatcgTTACGACGATCGCAAGAAAAGCGTCTGGTCGATCTTATTAATGCGTCGGGTGTGAGAGGGCGGAGCAAGACTCGGGAGACAGGCGGAATTTTAGCCGAGCTCCGGGCGTTTATTCAGCCTGCGCTTTCTAAAACTCAACAAAACCAAAAGCACTCGACAGAAACGGGTTCGTCTCGGACTCGCAGCTTTCACTCCATCACGCTAAAGTTCACGCTTCACAGCGTGTGTTCGTGCGTGTCTCGCAAGCTCTGTCTGTtatatctctctatctctctctctctctctctctctgtgtctgtctctctctctctttttgtctctgtctctctctctctctctctgtgtctgtctgtctctctctctctctctctctctctctggttactGAACgcacaaacagacacaaatcAGTACACAggcggtaataagacacaggtgagaatcatcacgtgtTACCTGCCGGTTCGCCCCGCCTCCTTTCCATCCACCGCTGACGCTCGACCACACCCCCGGTGCTGTATATTACTTTTACTTACTTCTTTGGATGAATATTGATTGTGTaacattatttgaataaaaacagagcTTCCAGAATAGTTTCTCAAACTCCAAATTTAGTTTTACATGattatacatattttacatgATGGAtcttacaacaacaacaataataataataataataataatgatatgaaAAAATGACAGATCTTCTGTCCTAGAAGTGTGAGCAGCCCTGATGTAAGCGATTTGTGATTCTCCGTGTCAGAACGAGGgagtaaactgtgtgtgtgtgtgtgtgtgtgtgtgtgtgtgtgtgttttcagtcagGGCGGGAAGACGGGCGCGGTGCAGAAGTGTACTGCGTGCAGAGGCAGAGGGATGAGGATCATGATCAGACAGCTGGCTCCTGGCATGGTCCAACAAATGCAGACGGTGTGTAACGACTGCAGCGGAGAAGGTGAGGAGAATCATCACTCCTCCTGCCCTCAGatctgtgtgtgctgctgctagaggattatatttaatacactgtaaacctgtgatctgcagctgcactactgtcagagctgctgttatagagagttcatcaacacctcctgaccaatcaggatccggTGTGTTTTATGATGTCGTGAACAGGGGAGGTGATCAGCGAGAGAGACCGGTGCAAACAGTGCGAGGGCCGTAAGGTGTGTAAGGAGGTGAAGACGTTGGAGGTGCACGTGGATAAGGGGATGAGACACGGGCAGAAGATCACGTTCACCGGAGAAGCGGATCAGTCTCCCAACACTGAGCCTGGAGATATCATACTGGTGCTGCAGGAGAAGGAGCacgaggtaacacacacacacacacacacacacacacacacacacacacacacacgcgcgcgcgcgcacgcacacaatTTGAATAGCAGCAGTATAGCTAGTTTAAATAACAGATGTTAACATAAcacccactgtgtgtgtgtgtgtgtaggagttcCGCAGAGACGGTAATGACCTGCACATGAGCCAGACGATCGGCCTGGTGGAGGCGCTGTGCGGCTTCcagctcacactcacacacctcgACGGGCGACACCTCCTCATCAAATACCCTGCTGGAAAGGTCATCGAGccaggtgtgtgtaggtgtgtgtgtgtgggcgtgtcctaTCTGTATGTGACATGAATCAAGCCAAGTGTGTAGGTGGGCGTGTCTTGTATGTGACATGGATCAAGCCAGATGTGTAGGTGGGCGTGTCCTGTATCTTACATGAATTAAGCCAGATGTGTAGGTGTATGGGTGTGTCTGTCCTGTGGCGTGAATGGGGCCATGTGTGTAGGTGGGCGTGTCCTATCTGTACGTGACATGGTTCAAGCCAGATGTGTAGGTGGGCGTGTCCTGTATCTTACATGAATcaagccaggtgtgtgtgtgggcgtgtcttGTATGTGGCGTGAATGGAGCCAGGTGTGTAGGTGGGCGTGTCCTGTATCTTACATGAATCAAGCCAGATGTGTAGGTGTGTGGGCGTGTCTTGTATGTGATGTGAATGGAGCCAGGTGTGTAGGTGGGCGTGTACCTTTTCTAGTAGCAGAGATCGCTGATGCCTGTGGTGAGCGGTCGTAGCTACTACAGTTATCTCGCTTCACACAACCGATTTTCACACTGAGTAGTGCGTTAATTTGCGTTAAATAGTTAGCTATATATATAACTACTTTCTCAtcagaacttaaaaaaaaaaaattggacaggccacgccccccaCAACGAGTACAGTCGCATTGTGCATGTCACTTGCGAGTGTGACGTGTTGTGAAGTGATGACGTTGTTGATGACGTTGTTGATGACGTTGTTGATGACGTTGTTGATGACGTGCTGTTGGTGTTGTAGGTGCCGTGAGGGTGGTGCGCGGAGAGGGAATGCCGCAGTACAGGAACCCGTTTGAGAAAGGAGATCTCTACATCAAGTTTGACGTTCGGTTCCCGGATAACGGCTGGCTCAGTACCGAGAAACTAACGGTAACTCAACGATTAAACGCGCTACGCTTATATAAAGGCTGGTGTAGAGCAGttatgtacattgtgtgtgtgtgtgtgtgtgtgtgtgtgtgcgcgcacgcgcTTGCAGGAACTGGAGTATCTGTTACCGTCGCGTGAAGAGGACGCCGTCATCACGGCGGACACGGAGGAGGTCGACCTGCAGGAGTTCGACATGAGTCAGGGGTCATCTGGAGGTCAGCGGCGTGAGGCGTATAACGACAGCTCGGATGAGGAGGGCGGTCCACACGGGCCGGGGGTGCAGTGCGCCCACCAgtaacgtctctctctctctctctctctctcacacacacacacacactctcacacacacacacacacacacacacacacacacacggtcacagTGTATCACACCTGGAATAAAACCTTCGACTCCTCTCCTCCAACCCAGACCTGCCAGCCTTTTAACGTGTTTAAAACTACGCTGCTACGAGATTTCGCTCAAAAATACGCAGTCGTctttttcctcacagaaaaaaacGACAGATCGAGATGCGAATccggaatgattgacagttgcgtaGATGTTTCGAACTCCGATATTAACGCTGCAGTCGACTTACCTCCGAAGTAGGGACTCAGAATTACGTCGCTTTTGATCTCTGTGCGTTTGAGCTACGAACGTGGATGGACGccttttgtgtttgtcttttgttagcaacaagctagctagctaaccgtAACacgtgatgtatattttcctcctcggagtcagtgttatagatttaacaagcgaatatatctgtatgttgattgctctaaagtaaacattttgtgctgctgtgttcatcgctgatgctgtgagcggccattttgatttgacgtgAGTCTGGGAGACCGCCCCGCGTTCCCGACAAGGAATTCCTCAGGAATTGAGAGGATGTTTTACCTAGTCGGAGGTCGGAAATTTTGAGTTACGATCTTTAGTCCAATGCAGCGTAAGTGACCcgctggaagccccgcccccttccacCCATCCCACTCTCATCTCGCTGCGATTTTCCCGCTTGTATGATGCGGCgtcctcgctttctgtcaaATGGAGAATGTGAAAAATTTAATGTTTCCTTGAACGTTCATCGTGAAGGAAactggagagtgtgtgtatatacggGGGTTTTTATGGTAACCACCAGgcgtttgggggaaaaaaagctgccACTCGTCTGTTGTAGCAAAGATGGCGGCATTAGAAATGTTACATACACACTTACGAAGATGTTACGTACAGTAATCGATAAGAAAGTATCCATGTTGACTTTTCTATTAGCTAAACTTTAGCTAATACAGACGAGTGGCAGCGTTTCCCCCCCCAAGCACCTTGTGATTACCGTAAAACCCTGtgaatacacacaacacactccagTTTGTACCTTGTGTGAAAGGACGATGTGAAG
The genomic region above belongs to Pangasianodon hypophthalmus isolate fPanHyp1 chromosome 6, fPanHyp1.pri, whole genome shotgun sequence and contains:
- the dnaja2b gene encoding dnaJ homolog subfamily A member 2b, with amino-acid sequence MANVADTKLYDILGVSPSATENELKKAYRKLAKEYHPDKNPNAGDKFKEISFAYEVLTNPEKKELYDRYGEQGLREGGGGGAGMEDIFSHIFGGGLFGFMGGQSSRNRNGGRRRGEDMVHPLKVSLEDLYNGKTTKLQLSKNVLCSACNGQGGKTGAVQKCTACRGRGMRIMIRQLAPGMVQQMQTVCNDCSGEGEVISERDRCKQCEGRKVCKEVKTLEVHVDKGMRHGQKITFTGEADQSPNTEPGDIILVLQEKEHEEFRRDGNDLHMSQTIGLVEALCGFQLTLTHLDGRHLLIKYPAGKVIEPGAVRVVRGEGMPQYRNPFEKGDLYIKFDVRFPDNGWLSTEKLTELEYLLPSREEDAVITADTEEVDLQEFDMSQGSSGGQRREAYNDSSDEEGGPHGPGVQCAHQ